The genomic segment CAAAATGCGCCGCCAGGTTGTCGCGCACCAGCTTGCCCATGGCCTGCCGGGTTTCTACGGTCCCTGACGCGTGATGCGGCTGAAGGACGACGTTCTCCAGCGTCAGGAAGCGCTCGTCGATGTTCGGCTCGTTCCAGAACACATCGAGGCCTGCTCCTTTGATGACGTTGCGCTCGAGCGCGTCGAGCAGGGCTGCTTCATCGATGGTTGATCCGCGCGAGATGTTGATCAGGATGCCGTCGCCTCCCAGCGCCTGCAGGACATCGGCGTTGATGATCCCTTGGGTGCTGGCGCCCCCGGCCAGGGTCACAATGAGGAACTCGGACTGCTCGGCCAGAGCGAGCAGATGCGGAACAAAGGTATACGGCAGATCGTCCCGCTGGTTGATGTCAAAGTAGGCGATCGGGCAGTCGAACGCGGCGAGACGCTTGGCCACCTCGACACCGATGCGCCCCATGCCGACGATGCCGACTTTCTTGCCATGAACCCGGGTGACGAGCTGCATGTTGGCGTTGCGCCAGCGTCCATCCCGGACATACCGGTCCGCCTGGGGGATCTGGCGGGCCACGGCGAGGAGCAGCCCAACACCGATGTCGGCCACGTCAGCAGTCAGGACGTTGGGCGTGTTGGTGACCCGGATCCCATTTGCCTTGGCGTGTGAGAGGTCGATGGCATCAGTCCCAACACCGTAGCAGGAGACAATCTCGAGCCCTGGTAGGGCTTTCATAAGCTCAGCTGACGCGCCGATCTCACCGCGTGTCGCAATGGCGCGAACGTTGCCACCCACTTCGCTCAGAAAGGCCGCCCGGTCAGCAGCCTCCCAGAGCCTGTGAACCTTGTAGTTGCTTTCCAGGTCCTCAAGGTCCCAGGCCGGGTACGGACCCATCATCAGAATCTCGGGCTTAGTCATTGTGATCGTCCTCCCATGTCAGCTATTGGCGGAGTTGCGGCGTGCTCCGTGGGCTGCCGCAATCGTTAATCGGACGGGGAACTGCCGCCCGTCATGACGGTGAGCGTGGGGCAGCGACCTGCCTCAAAGGCAAGTCGTGATGCCGCCGTCGACGTAGAGTGTATGGCCGTTCACGAACGAGGATGCCGCGCTCGATAGGAAGACAGCCGCGCCTACCAATTCCTCGACATTGCCCCACCGGGCGGCCGGCGTGCGCTTCTCCAGCCAGCCCGAGAACTCCGCGCTGTCGACGAGGGCTTGGTTAAGCGGGGTTTTGAAGTACCCGGGCGCAATGGCATTGATCTGTAGGCCGTGCTTGGCCCAGTCCGCGCACATGCCCCGGGTCAGGTTCTTCACCGCCCCCTTGGTGGCCGTGTAGGGAGCGATCCCGGGCCGGGCGAGTTCGCTCTGCACCGAGGCGATGTTGATGATCTTGCCACGCCCACGGGCGATCATGCGCCGGGCGACCGCCTGTCCGACATAGAACACGCTGGAGATGTTGGTGGTGAGCAGCTGCTCCCAGCGATCGACCGGAAAGTCCTCGAGCGGGGTGCGGAACTGCATGCCCGCATTGTTGATCAGAATATCGATCGGGCCCTCGCGGTCCTCAATCGCCTCGGTTCCGTTCCGGACGGCCTCCGCTGACGTGACGTCGAAGATCGCGGTCGTGACTTTATGTCCCGCGGCCGACAGTTCGGAACTGGCCACGTCGATTTTGCCCGGGTCGCGACCGTTGAGGACAACTGCAGCGCCGTGCTCGGCCAGGCCCTTGGCCAAAGCAAGCCCTATGCCCTGCGATGAGCCTGTAACGAGGGCACGTTTGCCTTCAAGAGAGAACAGTGGATAGTCCATAAGCAAACTTCTCAATCAGCGCTTGAGGATCGACTTGATGCCGTTCATGCCGATACGTAGGAAAGGATCTGAATGGACGTAGAAATACTGCACGCCCTTCTCCAACCAGTGGGGCATCTCGTCGGCTGTCACCAGCGTTCCAGCGATCTTTCCCGCGTCGCGGATCTTGCGCACCGCATACGCGACCTTCTCCAACACCTCTTTCGGGCGGGGTTCGCCGAACGGCGGCGCGGGCGGGTAGCCCATGTTCTGCGATAAATCCCCGGGACCAATAAAGAACACGTCGATACCATCTACAGTGAGCATCTCGTCGAGGTTCTCAATGGCTTCCAACGTTTCGACCATGCCGACCACAAGTCGTTTCTCGTAATCCGATGGCAGGGCGTAGCGCACCGCATCCACAATCGCACGCGCCTGGTCCGCTGTGTCGACCATGGGCGCCATGATGCCGTCGGCACCGGCATTGAGGTACCGGATCAGGATCGGGCGTTCGTGGGAATGCGGTCGTACGATGGCGGCGCCGCCCGCGCCGCGAATGACCTGACCGGCATTGCGGACATCCTCAAAGCCCCACGTCCCGTGCTCGCAATCGACGAAGATGCTGTCGGCACCAAGCTCCACCAGCCGAACGGCGAGACCCGGCGAGACATGGTGCGGATTGAACATGGTGATGCTCTCGCCGGCCTGCAGCCGGGCGCGTAGTTTCGCACCGTTCATAAGGCTTCTCCTGTCGATTGTTTCTTTGGCAGATCCGGCGTATCCGCCGGCGCACCCACCCAGCGGGCGGTCTCGATGTCGGCGGAGGTATCACGCATGTAGGTTGGGCAGATATGAAGTTCGGGTATGACGGCGCCCTTCTGCAGGCTTGCACATAGCGCTATGGCCCGAGCGACATCGTGCGGGTCGAGCATCTTCTCGCGTTCACTTTCAAGCGGCGGCCGCGCGCGATTGTTCATGATCGGCGTATCGGTCTCGCCCGGCAGAATCGTCGTCGCCCGGATACCCTGGTTGCGATAGGTATTGTGCAGGAAGGTCATGAAATTCTTCACGCCTGCTTTGGCGGCACCATAAGCGGCGCCACCGAGCAGGTTCGGATTCAGGGCCGCGAGGGACGACACCGTGATGATGGTGCCCTCCCGTTTCGCAATCATGCCAGGCAGGACCGCCTGGGTCAGATTGAACACCGCCGTCAGATTGACGTTGACGGTTGAGTTCCATTCTTCTTCGCTGAGGAAGCGGGCGTTCAGAACCTTACTGGCGCTCCCGGCATTGTTCACGAGAATGTCGACGGGGCTAACGGCTTTGCGGATCCACGCAATCGTCTCAAAGATATCGTCACGCGACTCGATATCGAGGGAACGAGCAGCCGCCGATCCGCCTTCCGCCTCAATCGCTGCGGCAACCTCCTCGAGGGGCTCGATCCGGCGACCTGTCAGGATCACGCGGGCACCGTCCCTCGCCAGCAGGATTGCGGCTTCGCGGCCGATCCCAGTCCCTGCACCTGTAATGAGAGCAACCTTGCCATCAAGCAATCCCATCGAAATCTCCTACTCGGCAGCCAGGACGGCTGGCCCAACGTAGCCATAATGTTCCTTGGCGGCTTCGGGAGTGATCAGGCCGTCGACAAGGTCCTGTTCAATCAGGCCGACGGAGCGGTCATGTGCCTGGCCCCAGCCGCCGCCACCGGGCGTTTCGACCTGAAGGCGGTCACCTGTCTCAAGAACGGCCTTACCTTTTGGAGAGTGTACCTCGCCATTCTTCAGGACCTTGCCGGGCGTACCGAACTCACCGCCAACCACGCCGAAGCACGGGTGGCGAACGCGTTCGGTTGCGAGGTAGATGCGCATCGGTGACTTGCCGAGGTTGCGCAGGACTGCTCTCTGGCCAAGGCCGCCGCGATGCTTACCGGCGCCTCCGGAGTCTGCCATAAGTTCCTTACGCTCGATGAGTACTGGAACGGCCATCTCGAACATTTCGATGGCTGTGACCTTGCAGTTTGAGGGGAAGCTCAGCGTATCAAGGCCATCGAACTCCGCCCGGCCTCCCTGGCCGCCGTGATAGTTCTGGACGGCTGAGTACTGGGTTCCATCATCGTGTTGACCCACGCAGTTCGTGGCCCAGATCGGCGCACCGCCACTGTCGCCGATCACCTTATCCGGCACGACCCCCTCAAGCGCCTTGAAGATGAGCGATGGGATCACATGGCCGATGACGTTACGCGAGTTGCCGGCTACCCATGATTCCGGGTTGAGGATGGATCCTTTCGGCGCCTCGTCGGTAACAGGCGTGATACAGCCTTCGTTGTTCGGTGTGTCGGGGTCCAAAAGGCATTTCAACGCGTAGACGGAGTGCGCGTAGCGGTAGTTCGTGCGGCAGTTGATGGATGAGTCTGCTATCTGGTCCGACGTGCCGGCATAGTCGACGTGAATGGAATCGTCATTGACGATTACTGAAACCTTCAGCCTCACGTCAGCGCCATAGCCGTCAAGCAGGACCTCAGCGCCATAGGTGCCGTTCGGCCAAGCACGGATGGCCTTGCGGAACTGTGCCTCCGAGCGGGACTGAATGGCGTCGGCGAGCCCATCCACGTCATCCAAGCCATACTCGTCGAGGAACTTCACGAGCTCTCGGGCCATGACGCCGTTCGCGGCAACCATGGATTCCAGATCGCCGAGAACTTCGGTCGGCATACGAACGGAGGCGGCAATGATATCGAGGACGTCTTGGTTCGGAACCCCGGCCTTGTGGAGCTTGAGGATGGGGAAGCGAATGCCCTCCTCGAAGATGTCGCTCGCCTCAGAATGGAG from the Microvirga ossetica genome contains:
- a CDS encoding 2-hydroxyacid dehydrogenase produces the protein MTKPEILMMGPYPAWDLEDLESNYKVHRLWEAADRAAFLSEVGGNVRAIATRGEIGASAELMKALPGLEIVSCYGVGTDAIDLSHAKANGIRVTNTPNVLTADVADIGVGLLLAVARQIPQADRYVRDGRWRNANMQLVTRVHGKKVGIVGMGRIGVEVAKRLAAFDCPIAYFDINQRDDLPYTFVPHLLALAEQSEFLIVTLAGGASTQGIINADVLQALGGDGILINISRGSTIDEAALLDALERNVIKGAGLDVFWNEPNIDERFLTLENVVLQPHHASGTVETRQAMGKLVRDNLAAHFARQPLLTPVI
- a CDS encoding SDR family oxidoreductase, translating into MDYPLFSLEGKRALVTGSSQGIGLALAKGLAEHGAAVVLNGRDPGKIDVASSELSAAGHKVTTAIFDVTSAEAVRNGTEAIEDREGPIDILINNAGMQFRTPLEDFPVDRWEQLLTTNISSVFYVGQAVARRMIARGRGKIINIASVQSELARPGIAPYTATKGAVKNLTRGMCADWAKHGLQINAIAPGYFKTPLNQALVDSAEFSGWLEKRTPAARWGNVEELVGAAVFLSSAASSFVNGHTLYVDGGITTCL
- a CDS encoding HpcH/HpaI aldolase family protein, yielding MNGAKLRARLQAGESITMFNPHHVSPGLAVRLVELGADSIFVDCEHGTWGFEDVRNAGQVIRGAGGAAIVRPHSHERPILIRYLNAGADGIMAPMVDTADQARAIVDAVRYALPSDYEKRLVVGMVETLEAIENLDEMLTVDGIDVFFIGPGDLSQNMGYPPAPPFGEPRPKEVLEKVAYAVRKIRDAGKIAGTLVTADEMPHWLEKGVQYFYVHSDPFLRIGMNGIKSILKR
- a CDS encoding SDR family oxidoreductase, with the protein product MGLLDGKVALITGAGTGIGREAAILLARDGARVILTGRRIEPLEEVAAAIEAEGGSAAARSLDIESRDDIFETIAWIRKAVSPVDILVNNAGSASKVLNARFLSEEEWNSTVNVNLTAVFNLTQAVLPGMIAKREGTIITVSSLAALNPNLLGGAAYGAAKAGVKNFMTFLHNTYRNQGIRATTILPGETDTPIMNNRARPPLESEREKMLDPHDVARAIALCASLQKGAVIPELHICPTYMRDTSADIETARWVGAPADTPDLPKKQSTGEAL
- a CDS encoding hydantoinase B/oxoprolinase family protein, encoding MSKSTPDFNDPINLQVMWNRLIFIADQADNALGRTAFSPIVRENHDYVTVLMDSRGRALAQCTWSIPVFISSLPAAAQQYFLPKFPVDKLEEGDVLATNDPEIGTGHLPDVTMITPIFKNGKVVAYAGSIAHLPDIGGRPLHSEASDIFEEGIRFPILKLHKAGVPNQDVLDIIAASVRMPTEVLGDLESMVAANGVMARELVKFLDEYGLDDVDGLADAIQSRSEAQFRKAIRAWPNGTYGAEVLLDGYGADVRLKVSVIVNDDSIHVDYAGTSDQIADSSINCRTNYRYAHSVYALKCLLDPDTPNNEGCITPVTDEAPKGSILNPESWVAGNSRNVIGHVIPSLIFKALEGVVPDKVIGDSGGAPIWATNCVGQHDDGTQYSAVQNYHGGQGGRAEFDGLDTLSFPSNCKVTAIEMFEMAVPVLIERKELMADSGGAGKHRGGLGQRAVLRNLGKSPMRIYLATERVRHPCFGVVGGEFGTPGKVLKNGEVHSPKGKAVLETGDRLQVETPGGGGWGQAHDRSVGLIEQDLVDGLITPEAAKEHYGYVGPAVLAAE